One Oligoflexus sp. DNA segment encodes these proteins:
- a CDS encoding 8-amino-7-oxononanoate synthase, producing the protein MKTLAGLIQEKLATLDALQRRRRLRPLTDSRGLDLTHNDYMGLRGDPAFQKRALAAAAPWPAGSGASRLLGGEHLIYDEVEQAFAAWKGAESALYFPSGYAANEALMSALHLGDAVYFSDEWNHASLIDGMRLARLRPEHKRIFRHNDCQELEQLLQDSRARLKIIVVESLYSMDGDLCPARELAALAQRYEAVLVVDEAHALGVYGPKGEGWMAAAGVSHDEYISVNPCGKAMAGSGAFICGPSWLRDHLINTARSFIFTTGASPWAAAALGESVRTMKTLDEQRRVFQKRIVRVHEHLDALGFNKGASATHIIPIILGPEADALRAEAFCQERGVLARAIRPPTVPEGSCRLRLSLHAGLTDADEERLKKVLSELAQKILR; encoded by the coding sequence ATGAAAACGCTCGCGGGTCTGATCCAGGAGAAACTGGCGACGCTCGACGCTCTGCAGCGAAGACGTCGCCTCAGGCCTTTAACGGACAGCCGCGGTCTTGATCTCACGCACAATGATTACATGGGGCTGCGTGGCGATCCTGCTTTTCAAAAGCGGGCTCTGGCCGCGGCGGCTCCCTGGCCCGCTGGATCGGGAGCGAGCCGCCTTCTGGGTGGCGAGCACCTGATTTATGACGAGGTCGAACAGGCTTTCGCCGCCTGGAAGGGCGCAGAGAGCGCCCTTTATTTTCCATCCGGTTATGCAGCCAACGAAGCTCTCATGAGCGCCCTGCACCTTGGTGACGCCGTTTATTTTTCCGATGAATGGAACCACGCGAGCCTCATTGATGGCATGCGGCTGGCCCGTCTCAGACCCGAGCACAAGCGAATTTTCCGGCACAATGATTGTCAGGAGCTGGAGCAGCTGCTTCAGGACAGCCGGGCCAGGCTCAAGATTATTGTCGTGGAATCCCTTTACAGCATGGACGGCGACCTTTGTCCGGCCAGGGAACTTGCGGCCCTCGCGCAGCGGTATGAAGCCGTGCTGGTCGTGGATGAAGCCCATGCGCTTGGGGTTTACGGTCCGAAAGGCGAGGGCTGGATGGCAGCTGCGGGCGTATCGCATGACGAATATATTTCCGTCAACCCCTGCGGCAAGGCCATGGCCGGCAGCGGCGCTTTTATCTGCGGCCCTTCCTGGCTTCGCGATCATCTGATCAACACGGCACGCAGTTTTATCTTCACGACCGGAGCCTCGCCCTGGGCCGCTGCGGCTCTTGGGGAAAGTGTTCGGACCATGAAGACCTTGGACGAACAGCGCCGGGTCTTTCAAAAAAGAATCGTGCGCGTGCATGAACATCTGGATGCGCTCGGCTTTAATAAAGGCGCGAGCGCCACGCATATTATTCCGATTATTTTGGGCCCGGAAGCCGACGCTTTGCGCGCCGAAGCTTTCTGCCAGGAACGGGGCGTGCTGGCCCGGGCCATTCGCCCCCCTACAGTTCCCGAAGGCAGCTGCCGCCTGCGTTTGTCGCTGCATGCGGGGCTCACGGATGCGGATGAGGAGAGGCTGAAAAAAGTTCTGAGTGAACTGGCGCAAAAGATTTTACGGTGA
- the bioB gene encoding biotin synthase BioB: MGEPRYDLTREEIQAIYDLPITTLVYLAQSVHRRYYAPDEIQMSTLLSIKTGGCKENCAYCPQSAHYETNVAAHGLLPVETIVSAAKEAKENGSSRFCMGAAWRNPPKKGPQFDQVLEAVREVRKLGLEVCTTLGMLDTEQAQQLAEAGVYAYNHNLDTSPEYYGDIISTRVYQDRLDTLDNVRKAGMTVCCGGIVGMGETKGDRVGLLHQLHSLSPHPESVPVNLLVKVEGTPLADKDEIDIFEMVRTIATACIIMPASRVRLSAGRTQMSDEAQALCFMAGASSIFTGEKLLTTPNPGEDRDRALFQRLGLKPVEAGASASEYASAPEHASAPEHARSGSDAGVSCQAVH; this comes from the coding sequence TTGGGCGAACCACGCTACGACCTGACTCGCGAAGAGATCCAGGCGATCTACGATTTGCCCATCACCACCCTGGTGTATCTGGCGCAAAGTGTCCATAGACGCTACTACGCTCCGGATGAAATTCAGATGAGCACACTGCTGTCGATAAAAACCGGCGGCTGCAAGGAAAACTGCGCGTACTGCCCGCAGAGCGCCCATTACGAAACCAATGTGGCCGCGCATGGGCTTCTGCCCGTGGAAACCATCGTGAGCGCTGCCAAGGAAGCCAAGGAAAATGGTTCGAGCCGTTTCTGTATGGGAGCGGCCTGGCGCAATCCGCCGAAGAAAGGACCGCAGTTCGATCAGGTCCTGGAAGCGGTACGTGAAGTGCGTAAATTAGGCTTGGAAGTCTGTACGACTCTGGGCATGCTCGACACAGAGCAGGCGCAGCAGCTCGCGGAAGCCGGCGTTTATGCCTATAATCACAACCTCGATACCTCGCCGGAATACTACGGCGACATCATCAGCACACGCGTCTATCAGGATAGGCTCGACACGCTCGACAACGTACGCAAAGCGGGCATGACCGTCTGCTGCGGCGGCATCGTCGGCATGGGCGAAACCAAAGGCGATCGCGTGGGCCTTCTGCATCAGCTCCATTCCCTGAGTCCACATCCTGAATCGGTTCCGGTCAACCTTTTGGTCAAAGTCGAAGGCACGCCTTTGGCGGATAAAGACGAAATCGACATCTTCGAGATGGTTCGCACCATCGCCACGGCCTGCATTATCATGCCGGCCAGTCGTGTACGCCTCTCCGCAGGCCGCACCCAGATGAGTGACGAGGCTCAGGCCCTTTGTTTCATGGCCGGCGCCAGCTCCATCTTCACCGGCGAGAAACTTCTGACGACGCCCAATCCCGGTGAAGATCGCGATCGCGCTCTTTTCCAGCGTCTCGGTCTAAAACCTGTTGAAGCCGGTGCTTCCGCGTCCGAATATGCTTCCGCCCCCGAACATGCTTCCGCCCCCGAACATGCCAGGAGTGGCAGTGACGCCGGGGTATCCTGCCAAGCGGTTCACTGA
- a CDS encoding MotA/TolQ/ExbB proton channel family protein gives MLNFALHRIFRIVTGLSLIFFLSLGSGAALMAQDVPAKDASKATAGEGLEETATEVADFGSHSILSQAWRSGIVVFSVLVVLIGFSIISWAIFIWKLVVLKKHTATSEAFIKNFWESRSLNDLNSRLGEYPYSPAKEIFRTGYAELVRGSQMKENTTQHQLAINAAIDNLNRSLGKAKRLEKKKLESYLSLLAIIASSAPFIGLFGTVWGIMGSFEGIARTGSASLAAVAPGISEALIATAFGLLAAIPAVIGFNAANARIRNLIGSLDGFCADFLNIVGRYLVSEKKGGAATTQSPL, from the coding sequence ATGTTGAACTTCGCACTGCACCGGATTTTTCGCATCGTAACGGGTTTGAGTTTGATCTTTTTCCTCAGTCTGGGTTCAGGCGCAGCTCTAATGGCGCAGGATGTCCCAGCCAAAGATGCGAGCAAAGCCACAGCCGGTGAGGGCTTGGAGGAGACCGCAACCGAAGTCGCTGATTTTGGTTCGCATTCCATCCTTTCTCAGGCCTGGCGCAGCGGTATCGTGGTCTTCAGCGTGCTGGTGGTGCTGATCGGCTTTTCCATTATCAGTTGGGCCATCTTCATCTGGAAATTGGTCGTCCTGAAGAAACACACGGCCACGAGCGAGGCCTTCATCAAAAATTTCTGGGAAAGCCGCTCGCTGAATGATTTGAACAGCCGCCTTGGCGAATATCCTTACAGCCCGGCCAAGGAAATCTTCCGGACCGGCTACGCGGAACTCGTGCGCGGCAGCCAGATGAAAGAGAACACGACCCAGCACCAGCTGGCGATCAATGCCGCGATCGACAACCTGAATCGCTCGCTCGGCAAAGCCAAACGCCTGGAAAAGAAGAAACTGGAATCCTATCTGTCGCTCCTGGCCATCATCGCGTCGTCGGCGCCTTTTATCGGTCTCTTTGGAACCGTTTGGGGTATCATGGGATCGTTCGAAGGCATCGCGCGCACCGGTTCGGCCAGTCTCGCGGCCGTGGCCCCTGGTATTTCGGAAGCTCTGATCGCGACCGCCTTCGGTCTTCTGGCTGCTATTCCCGCGGTTATCGGCTTCAACGCCGCCAATGCCCGCATCCGCAACTTGATCGGCTCTCTGGATGGTTTCTGCGCGGACTTTCTGAATATAGTCGGCCGCTATCTGGTCAGCGAAAAGAAGGGTGGAGCCGCCACCACTCAATCACCCCTGTGA
- a CDS encoding ExbD/TolR family protein, with translation MEFKQSQSDGDDDNGAMADINIVPLVDVMLVLLIIFMVTAPLSIGGINVDLPSSKARSRDMAEDRVVLSINQKGEYFIEKMEVPAGVLDIRLKELYQQREKKELYIRADKTVVYGRVVDAMSAAKLAGVTRISMLTQAPTKPQ, from the coding sequence ATGGAATTTAAACAGTCGCAGTCTGATGGTGATGACGATAACGGAGCCATGGCCGACATCAATATCGTGCCATTGGTCGACGTGATGCTCGTGCTCCTGATCATTTTCATGGTGACCGCTCCGCTTTCCATTGGCGGAATCAACGTCGATCTTCCCAGCAGCAAGGCCCGCAGTCGGGATATGGCGGAAGACCGCGTGGTGCTCTCGATCAATCAGAAAGGCGAATACTTCATTGAGAAGATGGAAGTTCCCGCCGGTGTCCTCGATATCCGGTTGAAAGAGCTGTATCAGCAGCGTGAAAAGAAAGAACTCTATATTCGCGCGGATAAGACCGTGGTCTATGGTCGCGTGGTGGACGCGATGAGTGCGGCCAAGCTTGCCGGCGTGACCCGGATCAGCATGCTGACCCAGGCTCCGACTAAACCCCAATAA
- a CDS encoding TonB family protein, with protein sequence MSDSENEVTARESRSLMLFIGISVAAHLVGFILSMFNLFGLPKPALEEYSIDTELLSEVDMGSAPKTVIPSAQKAEEASVPTNQLPQLPKTVTIKEKVKEEEGILEEKKDEKIEEGKNITKDTEEDGQAIVKPDAAVKLKKSEALERLVRERLKEQQKEETKELKTQEKSDLAQIRDVLKNAGVTQNSSGGIVAIAENNRYSAYLNSTLRRNYALPTTYQLTRKDMFTVIRVQLSVRGELMDVQVQESSGDDTFDGYCVQTAQRSAPFNPPPKGMAGVEIQLTCKR encoded by the coding sequence ATGAGTGATTCCGAAAATGAAGTGACGGCCCGCGAATCCCGCTCGCTCATGCTCTTCATCGGTATATCCGTAGCGGCCCACCTTGTGGGCTTCATTCTGAGCATGTTCAATCTTTTCGGTCTTCCGAAGCCCGCTTTGGAAGAGTACAGCATTGATACCGAACTCCTGAGCGAGGTCGATATGGGCTCGGCGCCCAAGACCGTCATTCCCAGTGCGCAAAAAGCCGAGGAAGCCAGCGTTCCGACGAACCAGCTCCCCCAGCTGCCGAAGACCGTGACCATCAAAGAGAAGGTCAAGGAAGAGGAAGGCATCCTGGAGGAGAAAAAAGACGAGAAGATCGAAGAAGGGAAGAACATCACCAAGGATACCGAAGAGGACGGCCAGGCCATCGTGAAACCGGATGCCGCGGTGAAGCTCAAGAAGTCTGAGGCCTTGGAGCGCCTTGTTCGAGAACGGTTGAAAGAGCAGCAGAAAGAAGAGACCAAGGAGCTGAAGACCCAGGAGAAATCGGACCTGGCGCAGATTCGGGATGTTTTGAAGAATGCGGGTGTCACTCAAAATTCGAGTGGCGGTATCGTGGCGATCGCGGAGAACAATCGCTATTCGGCCTATTTGAATTCGACCTTGCGCAGAAACTATGCGCTGCCTACGACCTATCAGCTGACCCGGAAGGATATGTTTACCGTCATTCGAGTGCAGCTCAGTGTGCGTGGCGAGCTTATGGATGTTCAGGTCCAGGAAAGCTCGGGCGACGACACTTTCGATGGATACTGTGTTCAGACGGCGCAAAGGTCCGCGCCGTTCAACCCGCCTCCGAAGGGAATGGCCGGGGTGGAAATTCAGTTAACTTGCAAGCGCTGA
- a CDS encoding 7TM diverse intracellular signaling domain-containing protein: protein MDRIVSFIISLFVLLSGVARAEENRDPIDLRYFPFHHAAFEIVNAWDFYPGEFLTPADIQGQAPPRRLPLLAINPSEQNLGEIRHGTFRLQLRLPEAVSHYTIFFPELRSASRIWMNGRLASESGRPGISVADEKPALRPLVYNLEGTEQTLDIVVQISAYSNYQFISSSTPIRIGSTHLIYDNLEAARIRDAFVVGAIFIMAFYHFSLFALRRERLDPLLFGLFCLSIGLRTISRSEGLLLYEIFDQPDFHWQYRFEYWGVTVPTAACCSFIYVLFHKSISRRIVQGIVLIAALYTLCIGVLPLRIHGVLLIPFEILIILGSLYLVKCLALAKEQKDDSLLIASGFGAFILTIVNDVLKNHNIIKTVTLSHVGLFLFILVQAILISKRFSRAFRRLKVAEVEIRQLNDDLERKVKDRTQTIRIILDNVKAGFLLIGPDLTVKEGFTKSCQEIFGRTITVGQKLQDLLDLTERERAHFQMAVSQVFSGLLPDEVSLSQIHGRITIDQRAVSLQGSIVRDQGDAVYAILFTITDVTGLVNAEKDAQINQTLLNIMQDRAGFQSFLAESMRDLRAAMDAQAQADSQRVRMILHTLKGNFAIYGLDEVAQSIHQIEDQNEIGGEELERVSAQVDFFLSRHQDLLGLDSGLDAPKGIFVSNKVLDQLSVSLQSARALDEVTRAFEVWVQDARMVPIRSLFGAMLTHTSRLAAQLGKDVDIHVQGGDVLVNPELLGPVISTMPHLLRNALDHGIETPEQRSNKSSRARLDLSIERNPGQILITVADDGQGLDWERIREVAVEKGLVTPEAFDQASEEDRARLIFMPGFSTTQTLSEISGRGVGMSALLAAVQQLGGEIKVKSQRHRGCRFEISIPDAARVPLVPQVA from the coding sequence ATGGATCGCATCGTCAGCTTTATCATCAGCCTCTTCGTTCTCCTCTCCGGCGTTGCACGGGCCGAGGAAAACCGTGACCCTATCGATCTGCGATACTTTCCCTTTCATCATGCGGCATTTGAAATCGTCAACGCCTGGGATTTCTATCCGGGCGAATTCCTGACTCCCGCGGACATTCAAGGTCAAGCTCCACCGCGACGCCTGCCCCTGTTAGCCATCAATCCCAGCGAACAGAATCTCGGCGAAATCCGGCATGGAACCTTTCGCTTGCAGCTGCGCTTGCCCGAAGCGGTTTCACATTACACCATCTTCTTTCCCGAACTGCGTTCGGCCAGTCGGATATGGATGAACGGTCGGCTGGCGTCCGAATCAGGGCGTCCCGGGATCAGCGTCGCAGATGAAAAACCGGCTCTCAGGCCTTTGGTCTATAACCTGGAAGGCACGGAGCAGACGCTTGATATCGTGGTGCAGATCTCCGCCTATAGCAACTATCAGTTCATCAGCTCATCCACACCGATCAGAATCGGATCCACCCATTTGATTTACGATAATCTTGAGGCCGCGCGCATTCGCGATGCCTTTGTAGTGGGCGCGATCTTCATCATGGCCTTCTATCATTTCAGCCTTTTTGCTCTGCGGCGTGAGCGCCTCGATCCTCTGCTCTTTGGACTCTTCTGCCTGTCCATCGGACTTCGCACCATCAGCCGCTCGGAAGGCCTGCTTCTTTACGAAATTTTTGATCAGCCGGATTTTCATTGGCAGTATCGCTTTGAATACTGGGGCGTGACGGTTCCTACGGCCGCCTGCTGCAGTTTTATCTATGTCCTCTTTCACAAAAGCATATCGCGCCGCATCGTTCAGGGCATCGTGCTGATAGCGGCCCTCTATACACTTTGCATCGGAGTTCTGCCCCTCCGCATCCATGGGGTCCTGCTCATACCCTTTGAAATCCTGATCATCCTGGGTTCGCTCTATCTGGTGAAGTGTCTGGCCCTGGCCAAGGAGCAGAAGGATGATTCGCTCCTGATCGCATCTGGTTTCGGCGCCTTCATCCTGACGATCGTCAATGATGTGCTCAAAAACCATAACATCATCAAAACGGTGACTCTTTCTCACGTCGGACTCTTTCTCTTCATTCTCGTCCAAGCCATCCTGATCTCAAAGCGTTTCTCACGCGCCTTCCGCCGCCTTAAAGTAGCCGAGGTCGAAATCCGGCAGCTCAATGATGATCTGGAACGCAAAGTCAAAGACCGCACCCAAACGATTCGCATTATTCTTGATAACGTCAAAGCAGGATTCTTACTGATCGGTCCTGATCTGACCGTGAAAGAAGGCTTCACCAAATCCTGCCAGGAAATTTTTGGCCGTACCATCACCGTCGGTCAGAAGCTGCAGGATCTTCTTGATTTGACAGAGCGCGAGCGCGCGCACTTTCAAATGGCCGTTTCCCAGGTTTTCTCGGGCCTGCTTCCCGATGAGGTCAGCCTCAGCCAAATTCATGGTCGCATCACGATCGACCAGAGAGCCGTCTCCCTCCAAGGCTCGATAGTTCGGGACCAGGGTGACGCCGTCTATGCGATCCTTTTTACCATCACGGATGTGACGGGCCTTGTGAATGCGGAAAAGGATGCCCAGATCAATCAAACGCTTTTGAACATCATGCAGGATAGGGCCGGCTTTCAAAGCTTTCTCGCGGAATCGATGCGCGATCTGCGGGCCGCCATGGACGCCCAGGCCCAGGCTGACAGTCAACGCGTGCGGATGATCCTTCATACCCTGAAAGGGAACTTTGCTATCTATGGTCTGGATGAAGTCGCGCAGTCCATTCATCAGATCGAGGATCAGAATGAGATTGGTGGGGAGGAACTGGAAAGGGTAAGCGCGCAGGTTGACTTTTTCCTGAGCCGCCATCAGGATCTTCTTGGGCTGGACAGCGGATTGGATGCGCCCAAGGGAATTTTCGTCTCCAATAAGGTCTTGGATCAGCTGAGCGTCTCACTCCAAAGCGCAAGGGCTCTGGACGAGGTCACGCGGGCCTTTGAGGTCTGGGTTCAGGACGCCCGCATGGTGCCCATCCGTTCTCTCTTCGGCGCCATGCTCACTCATACCAGTCGCCTTGCGGCGCAACTCGGCAAGGACGTGGATATTCACGTTCAGGGGGGTGACGTGCTGGTCAATCCCGAGCTGCTGGGCCCGGTGATCAGCACGATGCCTCATCTGCTTCGCAATGCTTTGGATCATGGCATTGAAACTCCCGAACAAAGATCCAACAAATCATCGCGGGCGCGTCTTGATCTTTCGATCGAACGTAATCCGGGCCAGATTCTGATAACTGTGGCGGATGACGGTCAGGGCCTCGACTGGGAGCGCATTCGCGAAGTCGCTGTGGAAAAGGGGCTCGTCACGCCTGAAGCCTTTGATCAGGCTTCTGAAGAAGACAGGGCTCGTCTTATCTTTATGCCTGGCTTCTCCACGACCCAGACACTCTCGGAAATTTCGGGGCGCGGTGTGGGTATGAGCGCGTTGCTGGCCGCTGTGCAGCAGTTGGGTGGTGAGATCAAGGTGAAGAGTCAGAGGCATCGGGGCTGCCGTTTTGAAATTTCCATCCCCGATGCCGCTCGCGTACCTCTCGTGCCACAGGTGGCCTAA